DNA from Rhodobacteraceae bacterium M382:
CGAGAACCGCTGTATTTTCGGAATCGGGGGCTGGTCGAAGAATGGCTGGATGATCTGATTGAAGATACTTTGACCAGCACCCAACGCCTGTGTGTCGGATTTGACTTCCCGTTTGGCTACCCTGCGGGTTTTGCCAAGGCCTTGACCACCAGCGATGACCCGCTGAAGCTGTGGGACTGGTTCGCGGATCGGATCGAAGATGCGCCGCGCGCCAACAACCGGTTTGATGTGGCGGGGGAGATCAATCAGGCATTTGGCGGGCGTGGCCCGTTTTGGGGCAACGGGTTGAAGCGCGATATACCGGGGTTGCCCCGGACCAAACGCAACTATGAATCCCCCTTTGCTGATCGGCGGGCGGTTGAGCTGTTGGCCAAGGGCAGCTTTACCTGTTGGCAGATGTCTGGTGTCGGTTCAGTCGGGGGACAAGTGATGATGGGATTGCCGGTGTTGTCCCGGCTGCATCACCGTTGGCCCGGGCAGATCGCGGCCTGGCCCTTTGAACCGCTGAAGGCCCCAATTGCGCTGCTTGAAATCTGGCCCTCGCTGACAGTGGGCACTGTACCGGATGGTTGGATCAAGGACGCCTGGCAGGTGGCTTGCGTTGCCAATGACCTGGCTGGGATGGACCCCAAAGCTCTGGCGGGTAGACTGGACATATCAGCCCCGGAAGAGGGCTGGATTTTTGGAATAAGGCAGAACCGATGACCCTAAAGCCTCCGCCCCTGCGCAATGATTGTTTTGCCCTGCCTGCAGGGGTTCATTGGACCCCGGTGGATGAGGCGTTGACGTTGTTGCAGCAGCGCTTGCATCCGGTGACTTCGGTGGAAACTGTGCCTCTGGCCCAAGCCGTGGGGCGCGTGTTGGCCGAACCGATAACGGCGTTGCGTTCAAACCCGCCACAACCGAATACGGCCGTGGATGGCTATGGGTTTGCTGGAGCCATGCCCGCAGGTGAGCATGTTCTGCCGCTGGCGGATGGACGCGCTGCTGCGGGGGTGGCAACGGATGCGGTGGTGTCCAAAGGTCAGGCCATTCGTGTGCTGACAGGGGCGGCTTTGCCGGATGGGGTCGATACGGTCATTCTGGAAGAGGATGTAACCCTGGGAGACGGGCAAATCGCCTTTCGAGGCCCTTTGAAACAGGGCGCAAACACCCGTCGCGCGGGAGAAGACGTGATCGCGGGGCAGGAGATTCTAACAGCAGGACGGTTGCTGACCCCGGCGGATTTGGCGTTGTGTTCTGCAACCGGCGTGTCCGAGGTGGCCGTACATCAGCGCCTGAGGGTGGCTGTCTTGTCCACCGGTGATGAGCTGGTCGAACCAGGAGATCCCGCTGAGCCGGGGCAGATCTATGACGCCAACCGGGTGATGCTGCTGTCGATGATCGCCCAATTCGGCCATACACCGGTCGATCTGGGGAAAGTTCGCGACAATAAATCGAAATTGGCGGTTCGGCTGACCGAAGCTGCGGCCGCGGCAGATGTCATTCTGACCAGCGGCGGGGCCTCTGCGGGGGATGAAGACCATGTATCGTCCCTGTTGCGCGAGGCGGGTGCCATGCAGTTGTGGCGTTTGGCGCTCAAACCTGGGCGGCCGTTGGCCTTGGGCTTGTGGGAGGATGTTCCAGTCTTTGGTTTGCCGGGCAACCCGGTGGCCGCGCTTGTGTGCAGCCTGATGTTTGCGCGTCCTGCAATGGCACGCCTGTCTGGGCGTGATTGGCCCGAGGCGCAGGGCTTTGATGTCGCGGCTGCCTTTGAAAAGCGCAAGAAACCGGGGCGGCGAGAATACCTGAGAGCCCGGATCCGCGATGGTCGGGTAGAAGTCTTTGGCTCCGAAGGGTCGGGCCGGATAAGCGGGCTCAGCTGGGCCGAAGGGCTGGTCGAACTCGATGATGGGGAACGGCACGTAAAACCCGGAGATCTGGTGCGTTTCCTGCCGTTTTCCGGGTTTGCAGCGTAGTTCTGAGGATCGAAGGAAAGACCGCCATGTCTTCCTTCAGGTTGACTATCATTGACCGGACCAATCTGTGAACCCGCCGTTGGACGCATGCGCCCCGGCGGGCTCCCGCCTGCAGCAGATGCATCAAAGATGCCTCTGCTCCCGTTGGGCCAAGCATCGCACAGCTGTGCTGTGCGATGCGCGCCCATGCGACCGGAGGCGCAGAGTTCGCTCATTCGGATGTGTGACCTCTTCCAGCGTATTTGGAGGGGCCACGCCCAACGGTCTCTGACGCTTCCAAAGAAGCTTTGGAGACGGGCGGGAGCACGCTGGGAGGAGGCGTAAAGGGGGAGGGATGCCGGGTGGTGGTTAGTCGAATGTGCCAGCTACGCGGCCCAATAGCATAAAGGCGCGTGCTGTGCGTGTGTCGCTCAACGCCGAAATATCCGCATCGGTTGCGTTGGGTTCGAATTCAGCGAAAGCCCGATCAAACAGGCGCAAAAAGTGGTGCGCCGCGTCGCGGAAAATCGGATCCTGTTTCATTCGGGCGTTGGACAAGGCCAGGGAGGTTCGATCGCGAACCCCGCCCAGTGCGGCAACAGGGCGGCCGCGGATACCGCTGGCAAATTGACGCCAGACTTCAGGGCGGGCCATGTCAGGGCGCAGATCGTCCATATAGATGCCATCCTGGCTCAGCAGGGTCAGAACGTCCTGGGCGGCCTGGATCAGTTGGCCGGCCTTGCGATCACGCAGCGCCCGGCGCAGCGCGGCGAAACCGGCTTCGTCCTCTGCGGTTTCCGGAAAATTCAGCGCCTTGAGGAAGTCATCCGTGGGCAAGGGCGGCTCCAGCTCTTCGGCGGTGGTACCCAGTTCGAGCGAGGCCTGGTCATAGTCTTCCAAGCCTGTTGCGCCAGGTGCGGGTTCGGGGCGAACCACCGCGCGGCGGCTGGAATGAAACGTCGCCAGGGTGGTTTCTGTCTTGCGTGTGGCTTCGGCGATTTCATCCAGCTTCTTGACAACCGACGGCTCCTGAGTGGCGGTCGCGTTCTTCTGCTGCAGCACATAGGAATTTCGGATCGCGTCGATGGCCGCCTGCAATCGCTGGCTTTCCTCCCGCATGACACGGGCGGATTTGGCGGCCGTCGCCGCCACCCAGATCATTGCCACCGGCATGAATACGGCCAGCATGGTCAGCAGGAATTGCAACCCCTGGAATTCCGTCCCGCCAGGGGCAAAGACAAAAAACACGACAGCACCACCCAGCCAGATCAGGCTGAGCACCAATGCGATCATTTCAACCCCCGCAATCCGCGATGGGGTTGGCCTGTTGTAAATGCCCAGGCCCGAGGCCCGAGCGTTTTGGTCATTGTTTTGGGTCGAGCCGGACATGGGCACGCTCCGCGCGTCAGGAATAAATGATATCCAGAACTTCGTAAGACCGAACCCCACCGGGGGTGCGAACTTCGACACTATCTCCCTCTTCCTTGCCGATCAGGGCGCGGGCAATGGGGGATTTGATGTTCAACATGCCTTTTTCGACATTGGCTTCGTGTTCGCCGACGATCTGCCAGGTTTTTTCTTCATCCGTGTCTTCGTCCACCAGCGTGACCTTGGCGCCGAATTTGATGGTGCCCGACAGCTTGGACGGGTCGATAACGTCGGCCAGCGAGAGAACACTTTCCAGCTCCTTGACGCGGCCTTCGATGAACGACTGCTTTTCGCGCGCGGAATGATATTCGGCGTTCTCCGACAAATCGCCCAGTTCTCGGGCTTCGGCGATGGCCTGAATTATGGCAGGGCGCTCGACGCTCTTGAGGTTCTTCAGTTCTGCTTCAAGTGCGGCAAAGCCCGCAGGGGTCATCGGGATCTTTTCCATCGGGTCTTTTCGTCCGTCTTGTGTTCCGGGTCCATTGAACACCAGCGCCCCGCCGCGTTACGCGCCGGGGCGACCGGAGTGGTTGACAGACACCTGACCCAATACGGCCCCCAAATGCAAGAGGCGGCGCAGGTTTATCCCCAATTGCAGCAGTCTTGTGCCGCTAGATCAGTCATATTGCACCACTTCATATTCGATCCCGTCGTGGTCG
Protein-coding regions in this window:
- the greA gene encoding transcription elongation factor GreA, with the protein product MEKIPMTPAGFAALEAELKNLKSVERPAIIQAIAEARELGDLSENAEYHSAREKQSFIEGRVKELESVLSLADVIDPSKLSGTIKFGAKVTLVDEDTDEEKTWQIVGEHEANVEKGMLNIKSPIARALIGKEEGDSVEVRTPGGVRSYEVLDIIYS
- a CDS encoding molybdopterin guanine dinucleotide synthesis, producing MVDWSGGNDTGPTPRKDAIWVCEAGREPLYFRNRGLVEEWLDDLIEDTLTSTQRLCVGFDFPFGYPAGFAKALTTSDDPLKLWDWFADRIEDAPRANNRFDVAGEINQAFGGRGPFWGNGLKRDIPGLPRTKRNYESPFADRRAVELLAKGSFTCWQMSGVGSVGGQVMMGLPVLSRLHHRWPGQIAAWPFEPLKAPIALLEIWPSLTVGTVPDGWIKDAWQVACVANDLAGMDPKALAGRLDISAPEEGWIFGIRQNR
- a CDS encoding molybdopterin molybdenumtransferase MoeA (is involved in the formation of active molybdenum cofactor and the chelation of molybdenum), with protein sequence MTLKPPPLRNDCFALPAGVHWTPVDEALTLLQQRLHPVTSVETVPLAQAVGRVLAEPITALRSNPPQPNTAVDGYGFAGAMPAGEHVLPLADGRAAAGVATDAVVSKGQAIRVLTGAALPDGVDTVILEEDVTLGDGQIAFRGPLKQGANTRRAGEDVIAGQEILTAGRLLTPADLALCSATGVSEVAVHQRLRVAVLSTGDELVEPGDPAEPGQIYDANRVMLLSMIAQFGHTPVDLGKVRDNKSKLAVRLTEAAAAADVILTSGGASAGDEDHVSSLLREAGAMQLWRLALKPGRPLALGLWEDVPVFGLPGNPVAALVCSLMFARPAMARLSGRDWPEAQGFDVAAAFEKRKKPGRREYLRARIRDGRVEVFGSEGSGRISGLSWAEGLVELDDGERHVKPGDLVRFLPFSGFAA